ATGGGTCGCCACGCGCGCGCCGAGCGGTGTCCCGGGGAGTAGTCGCACAGCCGCCTCGATCGGTTCCCCGGAATAGTCACCCTCCCGTCCCGATACCTCGATCCCTTTCACCACCGCGACAAGGGTTTCGCGGGCGCGGGCCACCCGCGAGCGGATCGTGCCGACCGGACAACCCACTGTCTGCGCCGCCTCCGCATAGGACATGCCCAGTACCTGGGTCAGGACGAACGCCTCCCGTCGATCCTGCGGCAGGCCGCACAGCAGGTCATTCAGTGCGACCTCCTCGGAGAAGTCCGGTGCGCGCCGATCGGGACGCTGGTCGAGGGTCTGCGACCAATCGGGCACGTGCGCGCTCTTCGGACGTGCGGCCACGTTGCGGAACCGGTCGACGACAACGCGACGAGCGATCGACAACAGCCAAGTGCGCGCCGTCGATCTCCCGGCGAAACGCGGCAGACTACCCATGGCCCGCAGGAACGTCTCCTGGGTCAGGTCGTCGGCGGACTGGACATCGGTGAGGTGAGCGACGAAACGCCACACATCACGCTGGGTCGATCGAATGAAGTCTTCCAACGCATTTCGGTCACCTGCACCGGCCGACAATGCCAGCGCGGTCAATTGTTCGTCGGACATGAGCGACCTCCACATCGACACATCCGACATACCGAAAAGCGCCCGGCGCTTCGAAGCATTCGAGGAAAAGGGGATAGAGAATACATTTCGCACAATCTCGGCTCGCGACACCACAGCGCGGCGGTGTCGAATAGACCGGCAGTCGGACGTGCGCAGTGCGCATACCAGCGCAGTGCGGGCCCGACAACCGCTGGACAAGAAAAGCCGCCGGCTGTCTTTATCGGCTCGCTCGCGAGCATCGAAAAGAAGAGCGGCTACGTCCGCCACTGGCATACGGGTCGCTGGGTGACGCCGACAGACGATCGGGCAGGCAGCGTCCGCGCCACGGCAGCACAGGCGTGTCTGCCTCCGGTGGCGAACTCTCAGAACCGAACTGCGGCCACCGGCGGCCCACGCCGCGCCATCACATGACGCAGCACGCCTGCACGAGGAATCGCTGTCCGATGGTCGATCTGCACCGGGATTCGCGGATTGCTGTCCACCGACGAATGGACGAGAACCAGAAGCAGAGGCGCCAAAGTCCGTGCGTACAGCGCCGCCAGAAGCGCGAACAGGACAACCTCCCCGCGCCACAACCACACCGCGCACACCATCGCAGCCGCGGCATGCGCGGCAACCATCGTGCCCGGTCCGCCGTGCACGACAGGCGATTCGGCCGCAGCCCCATGCGAGGAATCGTGTTCACTCGATATCGACGCGACACCGAACCAGAGGTGGAGGACGGCTTGCATCACCGCCAGCCCACCGCCGATGGCCGAGAAGCCGCGCTGACGGTCGGCCAGCGCCCACGCCACCGAACCGGTGGCGGCGAACGCCAGAACCAGCGCCGACAACGGCACGCTGTGCCCCGCCGTCGCCGCGTGGCCCAGCGCCGAAAGGGACACTCCGATCCCCGCGAACAAGAGTGCACGTGCCGTCCGCGCGTTTCGGGGCACGGGCACACTGTTCATAGCGCCGTCCATCATGACACTCACACGTCGACACCGTCCCGCCGGGTTTCGGTCACGACCACGGATTCGTCACCGGATGGCGGGCTCCCTAGACGCCCGAAGCGCCACGCGGTTACGACTTGCGACGAACTGCCCGCAGGCCGAGTGCGGCGATCAGGCCCAGCCCGCCCAACACAATGCCGATGGCGCCGAGCCAGCGAGCGGTGGTATCGCTCGACGAGCCGGAATTCGACGCCGCCGGTTGGATGTCGCCGTGATTGTTGACTCCACCGGATTGTTTTGCCGCCAAGACCAAAGACGGAGCAGGGCGCTCCGGCTCGGATTCATCGCCGGCCGGCTCCTGGTCCCAGCGCACAACCTGACCGTCAGCGTAAGTCTGCACCGCGGGCATCGTCAGCTTCTCGATATCGGGCAGCCCGTTGGCGAGCACGGAGAACTGCCCGAACTGGCTCGGCCCGATTCCGCCGCCGGAATTCGCCGTCCAGGTGATATCGGTGACATTTCGTCCGGAGTCTTTCCGTACCACCGCTTTCCAGCCCGGCACCGCCTCCGTGTCCGCGGCAGTAACACCAGAAATCTGCACCGCAACTTCGACAGTGGGACTTCCGGTCGCCGATTCGTTCGGTACCCGGAACACCAGGACGGCCGACCCTCCGCGAGAGGCATTCAGCCCTGAGACGGTGACGTGCCCGAATGCTGGCGCAGCCGCCACAGCCACCACAGTCGCCGCAATGGCCGCGGCGGCGCACGCCGATGCGGTACGCGCGATCCAAGAACTGTTCATCGCCGAGACCTCTCCTTCGCGGTGAGAAAACGAACGCAACAGATGCTCGCCGACGACGATATGCCACCACAAACCCTGAACCGTGCATATTCGGTAGCTCGGGTCGCCGGCCACGACCTCGAGGCCTATCTGGTGCTCAGTGGGTGTCGTTCCAGAATTGCGTACCTGCGGCGATCAGTGCAGGGATGCCGACAATGACGGTGCCTGCGACAGCGCCGATGGCGGCCAGTGCCGCACCGGTGACGAGGCAGCCTCCGATCGCGGCGGGAATCGCGAGCAGGCCGATCGACACCACCCCGCCGGTGGCTCCGCCGACGACGCCCCCGGCTACGCAGCCGATGCCGCCTCCGATCGCGCTGCCGAGCAAGCTGCCAACGGTCGCGGCCGCCATCATCGACATGCTGAAGTTGCCGAGGGCCGCGTTGTAGTTCGGGTGGGACAGCGCGTCGATCTCTTGGGCTGTCGATCCGCTGACGGGACTCGCGTCTGCGGGGTCGGTGCTCGGGGTGAGAGTGACGGTGTCGCCGTCGAGTTGTGCTGCGATCGGCATCGCGTTACCGCTGCGGACGTAGGTCAGCGGCAGTGTCGCGACGGACGCTCCGTTCCGGTCGAGAAACCGCAGATGGTTGTCGCTGACGGTCAAAGCGCCGGCATCCATGGTGAGGACAACCGAACGGTCGACGACATTCGCCTGGAAATGGACATCCGGAGTGTCTTGGACGGGATCCGCCGCCGCGGTTCCCGCCGAGATACTCAAAGCCGAGATAACCATCGCCGCGACCGCGGCACCTTTACGGAACATCATTGTTGTCTCTACTCCCGATTTCGTTGTGGGCAGCGTGAATTCACCGCCGACAACAGGTCGCGGATGCGCTCGCGACAGTTCCCGAAACTGCCGTGATGCACGACACATCTATGACCGGCCGAACAGCAGTGCACAATGTGCGCACCCACCGGCAGCCTCCCTACGCGATGATCAACGGTGGGGTCTCGGGGAAGACGACCGGCAATGCCGCCA
The DNA window shown above is from Nocardia sp. NBC_01730 and carries:
- the sigC gene encoding RNA polymerase sigma factor SigC, whose protein sequence is MSDEQLTALALSAGAGDRNALEDFIRSTQRDVWRFVAHLTDVQSADDLTQETFLRAMGSLPRFAGRSTARTWLLSIARRVVVDRFRNVAARPKSAHVPDWSQTLDQRPDRRAPDFSEEVALNDLLCGLPQDRREAFVLTQVLGMSYAEAAQTVGCPVGTIRSRVARARETLVAVVKGIEVSGREGDYSGEPIEAAVRLLPGTPLGARVATHKEVG
- a CDS encoding YcnI family copper-binding membrane protein — translated: MNSSWIARTASACAAAAIAATVVAVAAAPAFGHVTVSGLNASRGGSAVLVFRVPNESATGSPTVEVAVQISGVTAADTEAVPGWKAVVRKDSGRNVTDITWTANSGGGIGPSQFGQFSVLANGLPDIEKLTMPAVQTYADGQVVRWDQEPAGDESEPERPAPSLVLAAKQSGGVNNHGDIQPAASNSGSSSDTTARWLGAIGIVLGGLGLIAALGLRAVRRKS